A region from the Solibacillus sp. FSL H8-0523 genome encodes:
- a CDS encoding 2-oxoacid:acceptor oxidoreductase subunit alpha encodes MLHQLSWKVGGQQGEGIESTGEIFSMAMNRLGYFLYGYRHFSSRIKGGHTNNKITVRPTEVRSIADDLDILVAFDQETIDVNYKELTASSIILADAKFNPTNPEDCVAPLYAVPFTEIAAELGTSLMKNMVAIGATAALLNLNEEVFQSVVDEIFGRKGEEVVAKNIEAITRGREAIAEQIGERVGAWELVPADGKRRMFMIGNDAAALGALAAGSRFMAAYPITPASEIMEYMIKKLPLVGGAVIQTEDEIAAATMAIGANYGGVRAFTASAGPGLSLMMEAIGLSGMTEQPLVIFDTQRGGPSTGLPTKQEQSDLMAMIYGTHGEIPKVVIAPSTMEEAFYDTIQAFNIAEELQLPVIVMTDLQLALGKQTVEPFDYSKIEIRRGKIVDTVEVEEGSKEYFKRFENTEDGVSPRVLPGTKGGIHHVTGVEHDETGKPSEATGNRRTQMDKRMRKLAQVRFENPVYVNAPHEEADVLLVGFNSTRGALEEVQEALNAEGLKVNHAHIKLVHPFPAAEMTALMDRAKKVIVVENNATGQLANIMKMNIGGHAKMKSVLKYDGTPFMPRELTNLVKEEM; translated from the coding sequence ATGTTACATCAGCTTTCATGGAAAGTCGGTGGGCAACAAGGTGAAGGAATCGAGAGTACAGGTGAAATCTTCTCAATGGCAATGAATCGTTTAGGTTATTTCCTATACGGTTACCGTCATTTCTCTTCACGTATTAAAGGTGGCCATACGAATAATAAAATTACGGTGCGTCCGACAGAGGTACGTTCAATTGCGGACGATTTAGATATTTTAGTGGCGTTCGACCAAGAAACGATCGACGTGAACTATAAAGAATTAACAGCATCAAGTATCATTTTAGCCGATGCAAAATTTAATCCAACAAACCCAGAGGACTGTGTAGCGCCTCTTTATGCAGTACCATTTACAGAAATTGCAGCAGAGCTAGGAACGTCACTGATGAAAAACATGGTGGCAATCGGTGCGACAGCGGCCCTGTTAAATTTAAATGAAGAAGTATTCCAATCAGTAGTTGACGAAATCTTCGGCCGTAAAGGGGAAGAAGTCGTTGCAAAAAACATTGAAGCGATTACCCGTGGGCGTGAAGCGATTGCCGAGCAAATCGGTGAGCGTGTAGGAGCGTGGGAGTTAGTTCCTGCAGACGGCAAACGTCGTATGTTCATGATTGGTAATGACGCGGCAGCATTAGGCGCACTTGCAGCGGGTTCACGCTTCATGGCAGCTTACCCAATAACACCCGCTTCTGAAATTATGGAATACATGATTAAAAAGCTTCCGTTAGTGGGCGGCGCGGTTATTCAAACAGAGGATGAAATCGCAGCAGCAACAATGGCAATCGGTGCAAACTACGGTGGTGTTCGTGCATTCACAGCATCAGCAGGTCCTGGTCTATCACTGATGATGGAAGCAATCGGCCTTTCAGGTATGACCGAGCAACCACTTGTTATTTTCGATACACAACGTGGTGGTCCATCAACAGGTTTACCGACAAAGCAAGAGCAGTCAGATTTAATGGCGATGATTTACGGGACACACGGTGAAATTCCGAAAGTGGTAATCGCACCTTCTACAATGGAAGAAGCGTTCTACGATACGATTCAAGCATTTAACATTGCAGAAGAATTACAACTACCAGTAATCGTTATGACCGATTTACAATTAGCATTAGGTAAACAAACGGTTGAACCATTTGATTACAGCAAAATTGAAATCCGTCGCGGTAAAATTGTTGATACGGTGGAAGTAGAAGAAGGATCAAAAGAGTATTTCAAGCGTTTTGAAAACACAGAAGACGGTGTTTCGCCGCGTGTACTACCAGGAACTAAAGGTGGGATTCACCACGTAACGGGTGTTGAGCACGATGAAACAGGGAAACCTTCTGAAGCGACAGGCAACCGCCGCACACAAATGGACAAACGTATGCGTAAACTAGCGCAGGTACGTTTTGAAAATCCTGTATATGTTAACGCGCCACATGAAGAAGCAGATGTACTACTAGTCGGCTTCAACTCAACGCGCGGTGCATTAGAAGAAGTACAAGAAGCGCTAAATGCTGAAGGCTTAAAAGTAAACCACGCGCATATTAAATTAGTACACCCATTCCCAGCAGCAGAAATGACTGCGTTAATGGATCGTGCGAAAAAAGTGATTGTGGTAGAAAACAACGCAACAGGTCAATTAGCGAACATTATGAAAATGAACATCGGTGGTCATGCGAAGATGAAATCGGTTTTAAAATACGATGGCACACCATTTATGCCACGTGAATTAACGAACTTAGTGAAGGAGGAAATGTAA
- a CDS encoding 2-oxoacid:ferredoxin oxidoreductase subunit beta — protein sequence MATFKDFRNSVKPNWCPGCGDFSVQAAIQRAAANVGYEPNELAVISGIGCSGRISGYINSYGFHGIHGRALPIAQGLKMANKDLKVIASGGDGDGFAIGMGHTIHAIRRNIDITYVVMDNQIYGLTKGQTSPRSAAGFITKSTPGGAIEPSLKPLEVALTSGATFVAQGFSTDIKELTAMIEAGLNHKGFSFINVFSPCVTYNKVNTYEWFKENLTKLADIEGYDNSNRGQAMQTVMEHEGLVTGIIYQDTETSSYQEKIQGYSELPLTDIDISLSETQFDKLVKEFM from the coding sequence ATGGCAACATTTAAAGATTTCCGTAATTCAGTAAAACCGAACTGGTGCCCAGGCTGTGGTGACTTCTCTGTTCAAGCAGCCATTCAACGTGCCGCAGCAAACGTCGGCTACGAGCCAAATGAATTAGCTGTGATTTCTGGTATCGGCTGTTCAGGTCGTATTTCAGGCTACATTAACTCATACGGCTTCCACGGCATTCACGGTCGTGCCCTACCAATCGCACAAGGCTTAAAAATGGCCAACAAAGATTTAAAAGTAATCGCATCAGGTGGTGACGGTGACGGTTTTGCAATCGGTATGGGTCATACAATCCATGCGATTCGCCGTAACATCGACATTACGTACGTGGTTATGGATAACCAAATCTACGGCTTAACAAAAGGCCAAACGTCTCCACGTTCAGCAGCTGGTTTCATTACGAAATCAACGCCAGGTGGTGCGATTGAGCCATCATTAAAACCATTAGAAGTTGCATTGACAAGCGGTGCCACATTCGTAGCGCAAGGCTTCTCAACAGACATTAAAGAATTAACGGCGATGATTGAAGCCGGCTTAAATCATAAAGGTTTCTCATTCATTAACGTCTTCTCACCATGTGTGACATACAACAAAGTAAACACATATGAATGGTTTAAAGAAAACTTAACAAAATTAGCAGATATCGAAGGCTATGACAATTCAAATCGTGGTCAAGCGATGCAAACGGTGATGGAGCATGAGGGCTTAGTAACAGGGATTATTTATCAAGATACAGAGACATCTTCGTATCAAGAAAAAATCCAAGGCTACTCAGAATTGCCACTAACAGATATCGACATCAGCTTATCTGAAACGCAATTTGATAAATTAGTAAAAGAATTTATGTAA
- a CDS encoding methyl-accepting chemotaxis protein has protein sequence MRFLNAIKVKDRLAVLMIVCIFSNLILTVFSIDYLRKMEQETAKMYEEKLLSIQLLQQLEQQLVLDGELAPGSQEKLKVMMFDGKMEHYVKQLTANPSTALFDEMNTYIIERASAQLAHHEQDIAFGYRLLVGISIVLMMVILYFGVGAVRAINKPTRELKRLFKLAQQGDLTNYATHSATDELGETTKYYNLMMADVKELLKTVRHSATSATEANHDLTYNFEQITKGAVHIASNADVMTSSLHYATAQLAENTASIQQVGAGIDEISQRMHEIEHVVQQTIAKASDGEIIVEQSLSQMHCIEHSMAQSNHKLLQLKEQSQEISRAVHMIHEIANQTNLLALNASIEAARAGEHGKGFAVVAHEVRKLAEQSKTFTNAIAIIVTDIQEGTFEATKSMDEAMQNVTIGAKFTEQSASQFREITNEVHQIGPQMEHMAQVMVQISSHSTGVTESAIELTNRSEENLASMQKIQQQVVIQKQSTTEISDEIRSIAKNMRALTHAVDRFKV, from the coding sequence GTGCGCTTTCTAAATGCGATTAAAGTGAAGGATAGGCTAGCGGTTTTAATGATTGTTTGTATTTTTTCAAATTTGATTTTAACGGTGTTTAGTATCGATTATTTACGTAAAATGGAGCAGGAAACAGCTAAGATGTATGAAGAAAAGCTGTTAAGTATACAGCTGTTGCAACAACTAGAGCAACAATTAGTGCTAGACGGAGAATTAGCACCGGGGAGTCAAGAAAAGTTAAAAGTGATGATGTTTGACGGCAAAATGGAGCATTATGTGAAGCAACTTACCGCAAATCCGTCAACCGCATTATTTGATGAAATGAATACATATATTATTGAGCGAGCAAGCGCACAGCTTGCGCATCATGAGCAGGATATTGCATTTGGGTATCGCTTATTAGTAGGGATTTCCATTGTCCTCATGATGGTTATTTTATACTTTGGTGTTGGCGCGGTTCGGGCAATAAATAAACCAACACGCGAATTAAAACGGTTGTTTAAACTTGCACAGCAAGGGGATTTAACGAATTATGCAACACATAGTGCAACCGATGAGCTTGGTGAAACGACCAAATACTATAACTTAATGATGGCGGATGTTAAAGAGTTATTAAAAACAGTAAGACATAGTGCCACCTCAGCGACAGAAGCGAACCATGATTTGACGTATAATTTTGAGCAAATTACAAAAGGTGCAGTCCATATTGCTTCTAATGCAGATGTGATGACGAGCTCACTTCATTATGCGACCGCACAGCTTGCGGAAAATACTGCATCCATTCAGCAAGTAGGTGCTGGAATTGATGAAATTTCACAGCGTATGCATGAAATTGAGCATGTGGTACAACAAACAATTGCAAAAGCATCGGACGGAGAAATCATTGTGGAGCAAAGCTTGTCACAAATGCACTGTATTGAGCATTCGATGGCGCAATCCAATCATAAGCTATTGCAACTAAAAGAGCAGTCTCAAGAAATTTCTCGAGCGGTGCATATGATCCATGAAATTGCGAATCAAACCAATTTATTAGCGTTAAATGCCTCGATTGAAGCTGCACGAGCAGGTGAACATGGTAAAGGCTTTGCGGTTGTCGCACACGAAGTACGAAAGTTAGCAGAGCAATCGAAAACATTTACGAACGCAATTGCAATAATTGTGACCGATATTCAAGAGGGAACCTTTGAAGCAACAAAAAGTATGGATGAAGCGATGCAAAACGTAACAATTGGTGCTAAATTTACGGAGCAAAGTGCATCGCAGTTTAGAGAAATTACAAATGAGGTACATCAAATTGGCCCGCAAATGGAGCATATGGCACAGGTGATGGTTCAAATTTCAAGTCATAGTACAGGAGTGACAGAAAGCGCCATCGAATTAACAAACCGCTCTGAAGAAAATTTAGCATCTATGCAAAAAATTCAGCAGCAGGTCGTTATACAAAAACAATCGACTACTGAAATATCAGATGAAATTCGCAGCATTGCCAAAAATATGCGAGCATTAACGCATGCAGTAGATCGATTTAAAGTGTAA